The Pseudomonas sp. G2-4 genome window below encodes:
- a CDS encoding DUF6124 family protein — MFKPTPNPPDTDPTSPRKKPNSKKLDEAAERALDYYLNPKPDKPEADPSQLFTVVNGIDTESLLANLSETLASANAMVSDLAFDLEGSKRHVALGIQQLIELSGLLANRALDNVDPR; from the coding sequence ATGTTCAAACCAACACCTAACCCTCCGGACACCGATCCGACTTCACCACGCAAAAAACCGAACTCCAAAAAACTCGACGAAGCCGCCGAGCGAGCCCTCGACTATTACCTGAATCCCAAACCGGACAAACCCGAAGCCGATCCCAGCCAACTGTTCACGGTGGTCAACGGCATCGACACCGAGTCCTTGCTCGCCAACCTCAGCGAAACCCTGGCCTCGGCCAACGCCATGGTCAGCGACCTGGCGTTTGATCTGGAGGGTTCCAAGCGGCACGTGGCCCTGGGTATCCAGCAGTTGATCGAACTAAGCGGTTTGTTGGCGAACCGGGCGCTGGATAACGTCGATCCGCGCTAG
- a CDS encoding phosphate ABC transporter substrate-binding/OmpA family protein produces the protein MRLCVVFFVGLCLPLVAWASGLLIPDHGPALRLQGSNTIGAALGPALIRGLMEDQGLLKVSAEITGRDNEQRVVGQTADGRRVQIDIAAHGSSTGFAALKQGSADLAASSRPIKDSELKELSSLGDLKSPTAEQVIAIDGLAIILHPQNPLRQLDTGQLARIFSGEAKTWEMVGSVGGPIHLYARDEQSGTYDTFKELVLNRQGKRLDPTARRFESSEQLSDSVSQDPQGIGFIGLPYVRQAKALAIIDGYSQPMLPLSPLIATEDYPLSRRLFFYLPSRETNPWAAALVEFTQSDKGQAIVAANGFIAQTVQAMAVTPNALMPEGYQALSRHAQRLTVNFRFEEGSASLDSKAHHDLGRVLDYIRKHGKTERRVTLVGFGDAKDDPARADLLSKLRAMAVRRELVKHGVTLREVRGFGALMPVAANNEDEGRIRNRRVEVWVY, from the coding sequence GCGTCTCCAGGGCTCCAATACCATTGGCGCAGCCCTGGGGCCGGCCCTGATCAGAGGACTGATGGAGGATCAGGGCCTGCTCAAGGTCAGCGCTGAAATCACCGGTCGGGACAACGAACAGCGCGTCGTCGGCCAGACCGCCGACGGCCGGCGTGTGCAAATCGACATTGCCGCCCATGGCTCCAGCACCGGGTTCGCCGCCCTCAAACAAGGCAGCGCCGACCTGGCGGCCTCGTCCCGCCCGATCAAGGACAGTGAACTGAAGGAATTATCGTCCCTCGGCGATCTGAAAAGTCCCACCGCCGAGCAGGTCATCGCCATCGACGGCCTGGCGATTATTCTTCATCCGCAAAACCCGCTGCGTCAGCTCGATACCGGGCAACTGGCACGGATATTCAGCGGCGAGGCAAAAACCTGGGAAATGGTCGGCAGCGTTGGCGGGCCGATTCATCTGTACGCCCGGGATGAACAATCCGGAACCTACGATACCTTCAAGGAGCTGGTGCTTAACCGACAGGGAAAACGGCTGGATCCCACAGCGCGGCGCTTCGAATCCAGCGAACAGTTGTCCGACTCCGTCAGCCAGGACCCGCAAGGCATCGGCTTCATCGGTTTGCCCTACGTGCGCCAAGCCAAGGCCCTGGCGATTATCGACGGCTATTCCCAACCCATGTTGCCGCTGAGTCCCCTGATCGCCACCGAGGATTACCCGTTGTCCCGGCGCCTGTTCTTTTATTTGCCTTCGCGGGAAACCAACCCGTGGGCCGCGGCACTGGTTGAGTTCACACAAAGTGACAAAGGCCAGGCCATCGTCGCCGCCAACGGGTTCATTGCCCAAACCGTCCAGGCCATGGCCGTTACGCCGAATGCGCTGATGCCGGAGGGTTATCAAGCCCTGAGCCGTCATGCCCAGCGCCTGACCGTGAATTTTCGCTTTGAAGAAGGCAGCGCGAGCCTCGACAGCAAGGCCCATCATGATCTGGGCCGAGTGCTCGACTACATCCGGAAACACGGCAAGACCGAGCGCCGCGTGACGCTGGTGGGTTTTGGCGATGCCAAGGACGACCCGGCGCGGGCGGATCTCTTGTCCAAACTACGGGCCATGGCGGTGCGACGTGAGCTGGTCAAGCACGGCGTGACCCTGCGAGAAGTGCGCGGCTTCGGCGCGCTGATGCCGGTAGCGGCCAATAATGAAGATGAAGGAAGGATCAGGAATCGGCGGGTGGAGGTTTGGGTTTACTAG